One Alligator mississippiensis isolate rAllMis1 chromosome 1, rAllMis1, whole genome shotgun sequence genomic window carries:
- the ZNF513 gene encoding zinc finger protein 513 isoform X3: MPRRKQSNPQPVKLDAEDALEEAAGAGLVLQSDLLLGQDLEFDDSSDRIMGFEKDSEADSLVGKIAMPAYSLSDDDYSSGYQPLSVESEAEEGDADGGPPGTGLGQSCLQCAAGADAAVGRGQRVVYSCQLCPFASHYSSHLKRHMKTHNGEKPFQCPQCDYASAQLVNLTRHLRTHTGEKPYHCGGCGFTCSSLGNLKRHERIHSQDKPFRCGACAYRCNQSRNLKRHMLSHRPPEGATRPHNQPQEPLLPELSLHGAGAGAPFLPGCARLRGAEAGTLPELLFPFTCRACGLVLDDGLAPDEGLAEPTCARCSLAALDAEPGTGPRPGTAKGFACSLCPFVTHYPNHLARHMKTHSGEKPFACPLCPYASAHLDNLKRHQRVHTGEKPYKCALCDYACGNLANLKRHGRIHSGDKPFRCGLCSYSCNQSMNLKRHMLRHTGEKPFQCRDCPYTTGHWDNYKRHQKIHGHAADAWVNPRSTKALLTPPPAGAPLP, from the exons ATGCCCCGCAGGAAGCAGAGCAACCCGCAGCCCGTCAAGC TGGACGCCGAGGACGCGCTGGAGGAGGCGGCGGGCGCGGGCCTGGTGCTGCAGAGCgacctgctgctgggccaggaccTGGAGTTCGACGACAGCAGCGACCGCATCATGGGCTTCGAGAAGGACTCGGAAG CAGACTCGCTGGTGGGGAAGATCGCCATGCCAGCCTACTCGCTAAGTGACGATGATTATTCCTCGGGCTATCAGCCACTGAGCGTGGAGAGTGAGGCTGAGGAGGGCGATGCGGATGGGGGGCCGCCGGGCAccggcctggggcagagctgcctgcagtgtgCGGCAGGTGCGGACGCAGCAGTGGGCCGGGGCCAGCGTGTGGTCTActcctgccagctctgcccctttGCCTCGCACTACTCAAGCCACCTGAAGCGCCACATGAAGACTCACAACGGGGAGAAGCCGTTCCAGTGCCCACAGTGCGACTACGCTTCAGCTCAGCTGGTGAACCTGACGCGGCACCTGCGCACGCACACGGGCGAGAAGCCCTACCACTGCGGGGGCTGCGGCTtcacctgcagcagcctgggcaaCCTCAAGCGCCATGAGCGCATCCACAGCCAAGACAAGCCCTTCCGCTGCGGCGCCTGCGCCTACCGCTGCAACCAGAGCCGGAACCTCAAGAGACACATGCTCAGCCACCGCCCACCCGAGGGGGCAACGCGCCCACACAACCAGCCCCAAG AGCCGCTGCTGCCGGAGCTGAGCCTGCATGGGGCGGGCGCGGGtgcccccttcctgcctggctgcGCCCGGCTGCGGGGGGCCGAGGCGGGCACGCTGCCTGAGCTGCTCTTCCCCTTCACGTGCCGGGCCTGCGGGCTGGTGCTAGACGACGGGCTGGCGCCGGATGAGGGGCTGGCTGAGCCGACCTGTGCCCGCTGCAGCCTGGCAGCGCTGGATGCTGAGCCAGGCACTGGCCCCCGCCCCGGCACAGCCAAGGGTTTcgcctgcagcctgtgccccttcGTGACCCACTACCCCAACCACCTGGCACGGCACATGAAGACGCACAGCGGGGAGAAGCCGTTCGCCTGCCCACTCTGCCCCTATGCCTCAGCCCACCTGGACAACCTCAAGCGGCACCAGCGCGTGCACACAGGCGAGAAGCCCTACAAGTGCGCACTGTGCGACTATGCCTGCGGCAACCTGGCCAACCTCAAGCGCCACGGCCGCATCCATTCTGGGGACAAGCCCTTCCGCTGCGGCCTCTGCAGCTACAGCTGCAACCAGAGCATGAACCTCAAGCGCCATATGCTGCGTCACACGGGCGAGAAGCCCTTCCAGTGCCGTGACTGCCCCTACACCACTGGCCACTGGGACAACTACAAGCGCCACCAGAAGATCCACGGCCACGCTGCCGACGCCTGGGTCAACCCCCGCAGCACCAAGGCCCTGCTCACCCCGCCACCTGcgggtgcccccctcccctag
- the ZNF513 gene encoding zinc finger protein 513 isoform X2, which yields MPRRKQSNPQPVKLDAEDALEEAAGAGLVLQSDLLLGQDLEFDDSSDRIMGFEKDSEDSLVGKIAMPAYSLSDDDYSSGYQPLSVESEAEEGDADGGPPGTGLGQSCLQCAAGADAAVGRGQRVVYSCQLCPFASHYSSHLKRHMKTHNGEKPFQCPQCDYASAQLVNLTRHLRTHTGEKPYHCGGCGFTCSSLGNLKRHERIHSQDKPFRCGACAYRCNQSRNLKRHMLSHRPPEGATRPHNQPQGTTVLGPAEPLLPELSLHGAGAGAPFLPGCARLRGAEAGTLPELLFPFTCRACGLVLDDGLAPDEGLAEPTCARCSLAALDAEPGTGPRPGTAKGFACSLCPFVTHYPNHLARHMKTHSGEKPFACPLCPYASAHLDNLKRHQRVHTGEKPYKCALCDYACGNLANLKRHGRIHSGDKPFRCGLCSYSCNQSMNLKRHMLRHTGEKPFQCRDCPYTTGHWDNYKRHQKIHGHAADAWVNPRSTKALLTPPPAGAPLP from the exons ATGCCCCGCAGGAAGCAGAGCAACCCGCAGCCCGTCAAGC TGGACGCCGAGGACGCGCTGGAGGAGGCGGCGGGCGCGGGCCTGGTGCTGCAGAGCgacctgctgctgggccaggaccTGGAGTTCGACGACAGCAGCGACCGCATCATGGGCTTCGAGAAGGACTCGGAAG ACTCGCTGGTGGGGAAGATCGCCATGCCAGCCTACTCGCTAAGTGACGATGATTATTCCTCGGGCTATCAGCCACTGAGCGTGGAGAGTGAGGCTGAGGAGGGCGATGCGGATGGGGGGCCGCCGGGCAccggcctggggcagagctgcctgcagtgtgCGGCAGGTGCGGACGCAGCAGTGGGCCGGGGCCAGCGTGTGGTCTActcctgccagctctgcccctttGCCTCGCACTACTCAAGCCACCTGAAGCGCCACATGAAGACTCACAACGGGGAGAAGCCGTTCCAGTGCCCACAGTGCGACTACGCTTCAGCTCAGCTGGTGAACCTGACGCGGCACCTGCGCACGCACACGGGCGAGAAGCCCTACCACTGCGGGGGCTGCGGCTtcacctgcagcagcctgggcaaCCTCAAGCGCCATGAGCGCATCCACAGCCAAGACAAGCCCTTCCGCTGCGGCGCCTGCGCCTACCGCTGCAACCAGAGCCGGAACCTCAAGAGACACATGCTCAGCCACCGCCCACCCGAGGGGGCAACGCGCCCACACAACCAGCCCCAAG GCACTACTGTGCTTGGTCCCGCAGAGCCGCTGCTGCCGGAGCTGAGCCTGCATGGGGCGGGCGCGGGtgcccccttcctgcctggctgcGCCCGGCTGCGGGGGGCCGAGGCGGGCACGCTGCCTGAGCTGCTCTTCCCCTTCACGTGCCGGGCCTGCGGGCTGGTGCTAGACGACGGGCTGGCGCCGGATGAGGGGCTGGCTGAGCCGACCTGTGCCCGCTGCAGCCTGGCAGCGCTGGATGCTGAGCCAGGCACTGGCCCCCGCCCCGGCACAGCCAAGGGTTTcgcctgcagcctgtgccccttcGTGACCCACTACCCCAACCACCTGGCACGGCACATGAAGACGCACAGCGGGGAGAAGCCGTTCGCCTGCCCACTCTGCCCCTATGCCTCAGCCCACCTGGACAACCTCAAGCGGCACCAGCGCGTGCACACAGGCGAGAAGCCCTACAAGTGCGCACTGTGCGACTATGCCTGCGGCAACCTGGCCAACCTCAAGCGCCACGGCCGCATCCATTCTGGGGACAAGCCCTTCCGCTGCGGCCTCTGCAGCTACAGCTGCAACCAGAGCATGAACCTCAAGCGCCATATGCTGCGTCACACGGGCGAGAAGCCCTTCCAGTGCCGTGACTGCCCCTACACCACTGGCCACTGGGACAACTACAAGCGCCACCAGAAGATCCACGGCCACGCTGCCGACGCCTGGGTCAACCCCCGCAGCACCAAGGCCCTGCTCACCCCGCCACCTGcgggtgcccccctcccctag
- the ZNF513 gene encoding zinc finger protein 513 isoform X1, producing the protein MPRRKQSNPQPVKLDAEDALEEAAGAGLVLQSDLLLGQDLEFDDSSDRIMGFEKDSEADSLVGKIAMPAYSLSDDDYSSGYQPLSVESEAEEGDADGGPPGTGLGQSCLQCAAGADAAVGRGQRVVYSCQLCPFASHYSSHLKRHMKTHNGEKPFQCPQCDYASAQLVNLTRHLRTHTGEKPYHCGGCGFTCSSLGNLKRHERIHSQDKPFRCGACAYRCNQSRNLKRHMLSHRPPEGATRPHNQPQGTTVLGPAEPLLPELSLHGAGAGAPFLPGCARLRGAEAGTLPELLFPFTCRACGLVLDDGLAPDEGLAEPTCARCSLAALDAEPGTGPRPGTAKGFACSLCPFVTHYPNHLARHMKTHSGEKPFACPLCPYASAHLDNLKRHQRVHTGEKPYKCALCDYACGNLANLKRHGRIHSGDKPFRCGLCSYSCNQSMNLKRHMLRHTGEKPFQCRDCPYTTGHWDNYKRHQKIHGHAADAWVNPRSTKALLTPPPAGAPLP; encoded by the exons ATGCCCCGCAGGAAGCAGAGCAACCCGCAGCCCGTCAAGC TGGACGCCGAGGACGCGCTGGAGGAGGCGGCGGGCGCGGGCCTGGTGCTGCAGAGCgacctgctgctgggccaggaccTGGAGTTCGACGACAGCAGCGACCGCATCATGGGCTTCGAGAAGGACTCGGAAG CAGACTCGCTGGTGGGGAAGATCGCCATGCCAGCCTACTCGCTAAGTGACGATGATTATTCCTCGGGCTATCAGCCACTGAGCGTGGAGAGTGAGGCTGAGGAGGGCGATGCGGATGGGGGGCCGCCGGGCAccggcctggggcagagctgcctgcagtgtgCGGCAGGTGCGGACGCAGCAGTGGGCCGGGGCCAGCGTGTGGTCTActcctgccagctctgcccctttGCCTCGCACTACTCAAGCCACCTGAAGCGCCACATGAAGACTCACAACGGGGAGAAGCCGTTCCAGTGCCCACAGTGCGACTACGCTTCAGCTCAGCTGGTGAACCTGACGCGGCACCTGCGCACGCACACGGGCGAGAAGCCCTACCACTGCGGGGGCTGCGGCTtcacctgcagcagcctgggcaaCCTCAAGCGCCATGAGCGCATCCACAGCCAAGACAAGCCCTTCCGCTGCGGCGCCTGCGCCTACCGCTGCAACCAGAGCCGGAACCTCAAGAGACACATGCTCAGCCACCGCCCACCCGAGGGGGCAACGCGCCCACACAACCAGCCCCAAG GCACTACTGTGCTTGGTCCCGCAGAGCCGCTGCTGCCGGAGCTGAGCCTGCATGGGGCGGGCGCGGGtgcccccttcctgcctggctgcGCCCGGCTGCGGGGGGCCGAGGCGGGCACGCTGCCTGAGCTGCTCTTCCCCTTCACGTGCCGGGCCTGCGGGCTGGTGCTAGACGACGGGCTGGCGCCGGATGAGGGGCTGGCTGAGCCGACCTGTGCCCGCTGCAGCCTGGCAGCGCTGGATGCTGAGCCAGGCACTGGCCCCCGCCCCGGCACAGCCAAGGGTTTcgcctgcagcctgtgccccttcGTGACCCACTACCCCAACCACCTGGCACGGCACATGAAGACGCACAGCGGGGAGAAGCCGTTCGCCTGCCCACTCTGCCCCTATGCCTCAGCCCACCTGGACAACCTCAAGCGGCACCAGCGCGTGCACACAGGCGAGAAGCCCTACAAGTGCGCACTGTGCGACTATGCCTGCGGCAACCTGGCCAACCTCAAGCGCCACGGCCGCATCCATTCTGGGGACAAGCCCTTCCGCTGCGGCCTCTGCAGCTACAGCTGCAACCAGAGCATGAACCTCAAGCGCCATATGCTGCGTCACACGGGCGAGAAGCCCTTCCAGTGCCGTGACTGCCCCTACACCACTGGCCACTGGGACAACTACAAGCGCCACCAGAAGATCCACGGCCACGCTGCCGACGCCTGGGTCAACCCCCGCAGCACCAAGGCCCTGCTCACCCCGCCACCTGcgggtgcccccctcccctag
- the ZNF513 gene encoding zinc finger protein 513 isoform X4 — protein MPAYSLSDDDYSSGYQPLSVESEAEEGDADGGPPGTGLGQSCLQCAAGADAAVGRGQRVVYSCQLCPFASHYSSHLKRHMKTHNGEKPFQCPQCDYASAQLVNLTRHLRTHTGEKPYHCGGCGFTCSSLGNLKRHERIHSQDKPFRCGACAYRCNQSRNLKRHMLSHRPPEGATRPHNQPQGTTVLGPAEPLLPELSLHGAGAGAPFLPGCARLRGAEAGTLPELLFPFTCRACGLVLDDGLAPDEGLAEPTCARCSLAALDAEPGTGPRPGTAKGFACSLCPFVTHYPNHLARHMKTHSGEKPFACPLCPYASAHLDNLKRHQRVHTGEKPYKCALCDYACGNLANLKRHGRIHSGDKPFRCGLCSYSCNQSMNLKRHMLRHTGEKPFQCRDCPYTTGHWDNYKRHQKIHGHAADAWVNPRSTKALLTPPPAGAPLP, from the exons ATGCCAGCCTACTCGCTAAGTGACGATGATTATTCCTCGGGCTATCAGCCACTGAGCGTGGAGAGTGAGGCTGAGGAGGGCGATGCGGATGGGGGGCCGCCGGGCAccggcctggggcagagctgcctgcagtgtgCGGCAGGTGCGGACGCAGCAGTGGGCCGGGGCCAGCGTGTGGTCTActcctgccagctctgcccctttGCCTCGCACTACTCAAGCCACCTGAAGCGCCACATGAAGACTCACAACGGGGAGAAGCCGTTCCAGTGCCCACAGTGCGACTACGCTTCAGCTCAGCTGGTGAACCTGACGCGGCACCTGCGCACGCACACGGGCGAGAAGCCCTACCACTGCGGGGGCTGCGGCTtcacctgcagcagcctgggcaaCCTCAAGCGCCATGAGCGCATCCACAGCCAAGACAAGCCCTTCCGCTGCGGCGCCTGCGCCTACCGCTGCAACCAGAGCCGGAACCTCAAGAGACACATGCTCAGCCACCGCCCACCCGAGGGGGCAACGCGCCCACACAACCAGCCCCAAG GCACTACTGTGCTTGGTCCCGCAGAGCCGCTGCTGCCGGAGCTGAGCCTGCATGGGGCGGGCGCGGGtgcccccttcctgcctggctgcGCCCGGCTGCGGGGGGCCGAGGCGGGCACGCTGCCTGAGCTGCTCTTCCCCTTCACGTGCCGGGCCTGCGGGCTGGTGCTAGACGACGGGCTGGCGCCGGATGAGGGGCTGGCTGAGCCGACCTGTGCCCGCTGCAGCCTGGCAGCGCTGGATGCTGAGCCAGGCACTGGCCCCCGCCCCGGCACAGCCAAGGGTTTcgcctgcagcctgtgccccttcGTGACCCACTACCCCAACCACCTGGCACGGCACATGAAGACGCACAGCGGGGAGAAGCCGTTCGCCTGCCCACTCTGCCCCTATGCCTCAGCCCACCTGGACAACCTCAAGCGGCACCAGCGCGTGCACACAGGCGAGAAGCCCTACAAGTGCGCACTGTGCGACTATGCCTGCGGCAACCTGGCCAACCTCAAGCGCCACGGCCGCATCCATTCTGGGGACAAGCCCTTCCGCTGCGGCCTCTGCAGCTACAGCTGCAACCAGAGCATGAACCTCAAGCGCCATATGCTGCGTCACACGGGCGAGAAGCCCTTCCAGTGCCGTGACTGCCCCTACACCACTGGCCACTGGGACAACTACAAGCGCCACCAGAAGATCCACGGCCACGCTGCCGACGCCTGGGTCAACCCCCGCAGCACCAAGGCCCTGCTCACCCCGCCACCTGcgggtgcccccctcccctag
- the LOC102564389 gene encoding E3 ubiquitin-protein ligase RNF19B isoform X1: MKQPKQPPRPFRILGLFGRQPQAPREVLVPEPTPGGPAETRVMVPPGEERGLMECPLCLLPQPPGAFPTLSTCTHRSCRTCLETYLRIEVGERRVPVACPHCPAALLPTEVCQLLPEPALRNKYEEHLLRRLLAADPSTRWCPAPDCSYAVIAYGCADCPRLTCGREGCGTEFCYHCRQPWHPGAACAPVPGTTDPGTLLIHPEEAAHDAGVIKVCPRCGAFIMKIDDGSCNRMSCTMCGCLFCWLCLREVTDVHFLRAGRTRCLTPSSPSGCTFWGKRPWSRTRKLLWQLGMVLGAPMVISLIAGIAVPVITIGLPVYMGRKVLGRSRKSNLSGCQRCLSVSSSVLLSLFVSPIITAVTVGVGVPLLLTYVYGVVVLSLCRNRWGCADGSGKPGDPGMVELENLAKLNELWAVLPNPRAAEDVTPDTASSLPSSSSRRRSQRHQAGCKDQDTQSASTMALAGSILSEGQDASYREGVNFEVEVAIEAEPRAGQEQSLCSAPSGHSLSGDSLGCASDACSTPGALGE, from the exons ATGAAGCAGCCCAAACAGCCCCCGCGGCCCTTCCGCATCCTGGGCCTTTTTGGGCGGCAGCCACAGGCCCCCAGGGAGGTGCTGGTGCCTGAGCCCACCCCCGGAGGCCCAGCAGAGACGCGGGTGATGGTGCCGCCTGGCGAGGAGCGGGGACTGATGGAGTGCCCGCtgtgcctgctgccccagcccccaggcgCCTTCCCCACCCTGAGCACCTGCACGCACCGCTCCTGCCGCACCTGCCTGGAGACCTACCTGCGCATCGAGGTGGGTGAGCGCCGTGTGCCTGTggcctgtccccactgccccgcgGCCCTGCTGCCCACCGAGGTGTGCCAGCTGCTGCCCGAGCCCGCCCTGCGCAACAAGTACGAGGAGCATCTGCTGCGGCGCCTGCTGGCCGCTGACCCCAGCACCCGTTGGTGCCCTGCACCTGACTGCAG CTATGCGGTGATCGCCTACGGCTGTGCCGACTGCCCCCGGCTGACTTGTGGGCGCGAAGGCTGCGGCACCGAGTTCTGCTACCACTGCCGGCAGCCCTGGCACCCcggtgctgcctgtgcccctgtCCCCGGCACCACCGACCCTGGCACCTTGCTGATCCACCCGGAGGAGGCGGCGCATG ATGCAGGAGTTATCAAGGTTTGCCCCCGCTGTGGTGCCTTTATCATGAAGATCGACGACGGGAGCTGCAACCGCATGAGCTGCACCATGTGTGGCTGCCTCTTCTGCTGGCTCTGCCTGCGCGAGGTTACCGACGTGCATTTCCTCAG agctgGACGGACGCGGTGCCTCACCCCCTCCAGCCCATCTGGCTGCACCTTCTGGGGCAAGCGGCCCTGGTCGCGCACACGAAAGCTGCTGTGGCAGCTGGGTATGGTGCTGGGTGCGCCCATGGTCATCTCGCTCATCGCTGGCATTGCCGTGCCCGTCATCACCATTGGTCTCCCCGTCTACATGGGTCGCAAG GTGTTGGGGCGCAGCCGGAAGAGCAACCTGTCAGGGTGCCAGCGGTGCTTGTCAGTCAGCAGCAGCGTGCTCCTGTCCCTCTTTGTCTCCCCCATCATCACCGCCGTCACCGTGG GGGTCggagtgcccctgctgctcaccTACGTCTACGGCGTGGTGGTGCTGTCACTGTGCCGCAACCGCTGGGGCTGCGCAGACGGCAGCGGGAAGCCTGGGGACCCCGGCATGGTGGAGCTGGAGAACCTCGCCAAAC TGAACGAGCTCTGGGCCGTGCTGCCCAACCCGCGGGCAGCTGAGGATGTGACCCCCGACacagcctcctccctgcccagcagcagcagccgccgccgcaGCCAGCGCCACCAGGCCGGCTGCAAGGACCAAGACACCCAGTCTGCAAGCACCATGGCCCTGGCTGGCAGCATCCTCAGCGAGGGCCAGGACGCATCCTACAG GGAAGGCGTGAACTTCGAGGTGGAAGTGGCGATCGAGGCAGAGCCACGGGCCGGGCAAGAGCAGAGCCTGTGCAGTGCGCCCTCAGGGCACAGCCTCTCCGGGGACtctctgggctgtgccagtgaCGCCTGCAGCACGCCTGGGGCCCTGGGCGAGTGA
- the LOC102564389 gene encoding E3 ubiquitin-protein ligase RNF19B isoform X2, which yields MKQPKQPPRPFRILGLFGRQPQAPREVLVPEPTPGGPAETRVMVPPGEERGLMECPLCLLPQPPGAFPTLSTCTHRSCRTCLETYLRIEVGERRVPVACPHCPAALLPTEVCQLLPEPALRNKYEEHLLRRLLAADPSTRWCPAPDCSYAVIAYGCADCPRLTCGREGCGTEFCYHCRQPWHPGAACAPVPGTTDPGTLLIHPEEAAHDAGVIKVCPRCGAFIMKIDDGSCNRMSCTMCGCLFCWLCLREVTDVHFLSPSGCTFWGKRPWSRTRKLLWQLGMVLGAPMVISLIAGIAVPVITIGLPVYMGRKVLGRSRKSNLSGCQRCLSVSSSVLLSLFVSPIITAVTVGVGVPLLLTYVYGVVVLSLCRNRWGCADGSGKPGDPGMVELENLAKLNELWAVLPNPRAAEDVTPDTASSLPSSSSRRRSQRHQAGCKDQDTQSASTMALAGSILSEGQDASYREGVNFEVEVAIEAEPRAGQEQSLCSAPSGHSLSGDSLGCASDACSTPGALGE from the exons ATGAAGCAGCCCAAACAGCCCCCGCGGCCCTTCCGCATCCTGGGCCTTTTTGGGCGGCAGCCACAGGCCCCCAGGGAGGTGCTGGTGCCTGAGCCCACCCCCGGAGGCCCAGCAGAGACGCGGGTGATGGTGCCGCCTGGCGAGGAGCGGGGACTGATGGAGTGCCCGCtgtgcctgctgccccagcccccaggcgCCTTCCCCACCCTGAGCACCTGCACGCACCGCTCCTGCCGCACCTGCCTGGAGACCTACCTGCGCATCGAGGTGGGTGAGCGCCGTGTGCCTGTggcctgtccccactgccccgcgGCCCTGCTGCCCACCGAGGTGTGCCAGCTGCTGCCCGAGCCCGCCCTGCGCAACAAGTACGAGGAGCATCTGCTGCGGCGCCTGCTGGCCGCTGACCCCAGCACCCGTTGGTGCCCTGCACCTGACTGCAG CTATGCGGTGATCGCCTACGGCTGTGCCGACTGCCCCCGGCTGACTTGTGGGCGCGAAGGCTGCGGCACCGAGTTCTGCTACCACTGCCGGCAGCCCTGGCACCCcggtgctgcctgtgcccctgtCCCCGGCACCACCGACCCTGGCACCTTGCTGATCCACCCGGAGGAGGCGGCGCATG ATGCAGGAGTTATCAAGGTTTGCCCCCGCTGTGGTGCCTTTATCATGAAGATCGACGACGGGAGCTGCAACCGCATGAGCTGCACCATGTGTGGCTGCCTCTTCTGCTGGCTCTGCCTGCGCGAGGTTACCGACGTGCATTTCCTCAG CCCATCTGGCTGCACCTTCTGGGGCAAGCGGCCCTGGTCGCGCACACGAAAGCTGCTGTGGCAGCTGGGTATGGTGCTGGGTGCGCCCATGGTCATCTCGCTCATCGCTGGCATTGCCGTGCCCGTCATCACCATTGGTCTCCCCGTCTACATGGGTCGCAAG GTGTTGGGGCGCAGCCGGAAGAGCAACCTGTCAGGGTGCCAGCGGTGCTTGTCAGTCAGCAGCAGCGTGCTCCTGTCCCTCTTTGTCTCCCCCATCATCACCGCCGTCACCGTGG GGGTCggagtgcccctgctgctcaccTACGTCTACGGCGTGGTGGTGCTGTCACTGTGCCGCAACCGCTGGGGCTGCGCAGACGGCAGCGGGAAGCCTGGGGACCCCGGCATGGTGGAGCTGGAGAACCTCGCCAAAC TGAACGAGCTCTGGGCCGTGCTGCCCAACCCGCGGGCAGCTGAGGATGTGACCCCCGACacagcctcctccctgcccagcagcagcagccgccgccgcaGCCAGCGCCACCAGGCCGGCTGCAAGGACCAAGACACCCAGTCTGCAAGCACCATGGCCCTGGCTGGCAGCATCCTCAGCGAGGGCCAGGACGCATCCTACAG GGAAGGCGTGAACTTCGAGGTGGAAGTGGCGATCGAGGCAGAGCCACGGGCCGGGCAAGAGCAGAGCCTGTGCAGTGCGCCCTCAGGGCACAGCCTCTCCGGGGACtctctgggctgtgccagtgaCGCCTGCAGCACGCCTGGGGCCCTGGGCGAGTGA